In Planctomycetota bacterium, the sequence ATCTGAAACCGCTCGTTCGGGCGCGGCAACAGGCGCGGCTGACGCAGGCGGCGCTCGAGACCCTGGCCATCATCGCCTACAAGCAGCCCGTCGCCCGGGCCGAGGTCGAGGACATCCGCGGCGTGGCGTGCGGCGACATGATAAGGGCGCTCATGGAAAAGGGCCTGGTGCGCATCGCCGGACGAAGCGAACAACTCGGCCGGGCCTTGCTCTACGGCACGACGAAGAAGTTCCTCCAGGCGTTCGGCCTGTCGAGCGTCAAGGATCTGCCCGATTCCAAGCAACTCGTTCAGCCGTAGGCGGCGGAATCGCCGAACCGTTTTCCCCGCCGGCCGGTTCATACGCGTGGGGGGAATTTCAGGAAGGACAACATGGAACGAAGATGGATTGCGGTCCTGGCGGCGCTGAGTCTCGCACTGCCGTTTCCTTTCGCCACCGCTGGATACGCCCGCGCGGCCGAGGACGAGGCGATCTTCGGCGAGGCCGACCAGAACGGCCGCCTCGCCAACGAGGGTTTCGCCCGCTGCCACAAATACGTCGAAGGCTGGCTGGCCCACGCCGACCCGAAGAGCGGCCTCATTCCCCGCAACCTGAGCGGCGACCGCGACCGCTGGAACGCCAAGGACGCCGCCGCCGACAACTATCCGTTTATGGTTCTCACGTGCGCCCTCACGGACCGGCCGATGTTCGACGGCCGCATGCTCGAGATGCTCCGGGCCGAGACCCGGCTGACGAGCCGCAGCGACCGCCTGCCCGACGATTTCCTTTTCTCGAAGCAGGGCTTTGCGACGCCGCAACCGAATCTCGACGCCATCATCTTCGGCGCGGCGGAGTACGTCAAGGACGGCCTGATTCCGCTGACGGAATGGCTGGGCAAGAGCCCGTGGTCCGAGCGGATGACGGGCCTCCTGGACGATATATGGAAGAATGCACCCATCGACACGCCGTTCGGCAAGATCCCGACGCTCAACTTCGAGGTCAACGGCGACCTGCTCCAGGCCTGCTCGCGGGTGTACTGGTTCACGGGCGACCGCAAGTACCTCGATTGGGCCGTCCGCCTGGGCGATTACTACCTGCTGGGCGGCCACCATCCCACGCGCGACATGAAGAGCCTGCGACTGGCAGACCACGGCTGCGAGGTCATCAATGGCCTGACGGAACTGTATGTCGCCCTCTCGCTGGCCGACCCCGCCAAGAAGAAGGTCTACGAGAAACCGCTCCACGAGATGTTCGACCGCATCCTCGAAGCCGGCCGCAATGACGACGGGCTGCTCTATGTGGAGTTCAATCCCAAGACCGGCGAACACAGCAAGGGCCTGGCCGACACGTGGGGCTATACCTACAACGGGTTCTACACCGTCTGGCTCGTGGACAAGACCGAGGCCTATCGCGACGCCGTGATCAAGGCCCTGGGTAACCTCAAGGGCAAGTACGTCGGCGCCGCCTGGGCCGACCGCTCGGCCGACGGTTACGCCGACTCCATCGAGGGCGCGATCAACCTCTTCAACCGCGAGCCGGTCCCCTCCGCCGCCGACTGGATCGACAGCCAGACCCGCATGATGTGGGCCATCCAGAAGTCCGACGGCGTCATCGAGGGCTGGCACGGCGACGGCAACTTCGCCCGCACGTCCATCATGTACGCACTCTGGAAGACCCAGGGGGCGACCGTTCGCCCGTGGCGCGCCGACGTCCGCATCGGCTCGGTCCGCAACGGCCAGGCCGTGTGCCTGAACCTCGCCGCCGACGAGCCGTGGACCGGCTGCGTCCTTTTCGACAAGCCCCGCCACAAGGCCAACATGCACCTGCCGGTCGATTACCCGCGCATCAACCAGTTCCCCGAGTGGTTCACCGTCCAGGCCGACGCGCGCTACACCGTCCGCGACATGACCACCGGCGCCGAAAAGACGCTCTCCGGCCGCGAGTTGCAGGACGGCATCCCCGTGGAGTTGAAGCCGGGCGCGCCGGTGCGATGGCGCATTGAGCCCGCCAAGCCATAGGCCGGCGGACTCCTCCTTTGCGAGAGAAGTGCCCGGCGGGCGCCCTCACGCCCGCGTCTTGGCGATCGCCTTCGCCACCTCTGCGGCAACGGTCGTGCGGAGGGCCTCCGTGCCCCGCCGTGCGGCGGCGACGAGGTCGTCCTCCGTCAATCGTTCAAAGAGCCGCCGGCGAACCTCCGGCGCAAGATTCCGCTGCTTCAAGTCCTCACGCACCTCGCGCAAGACCTCAAGAAGCGTCGCGTACTCCGGGCCGAACTCTTTTTCGAGGCGCTCCCGCAGCCGCCGCGCCCGGCTCGGCGCCGCGCCGCTCGGCGAAATGGCGATCAGGAGATCCACTCGCCTCACCTGCGCGGGGACGATGAAGTCGCACAACTCCGGCCGGTCCACGACGTTCACCAGGACGCCGGCCACCCGCGCGTCTTCGGCGATGCGGCGGTTGACCGCCTCGTCGTCCGTCGCGGCGACGGCGACGAGCGCCCCTTCGAGGTGCCGCTTCTCATAGCGAACTGCGAGGCACTCGAAGCGCCCGTCCTCGGTAAAGCCGGCCACGAGTTTCGGCGCGACGACGCGAACGCGCGCTCCGGCGTCGGCCAGGGCGCGGGCCTTCCGCAGCGCCACCTCCCCGCCGCCCACCACCAGCGCCCGGCGGCCGAAAAGATTCAACACAATCGGATAGGCGAAACGCGATTCGGTCATGGTATGCAGTATACTCTCGCGGCTAGGGCGACACAATGAACGTCAGGGGCGTATCTCCTGCGCCTTGTCACGTATTGCCTTCGCGCGAGTTTGCAGAGTTGCCGCCCTCTTGCTCTGGTTCATCTCTTGCAAGACGTCGGCGTATTCCGACAGGATATCGGCAACCGCGTCCGAGTCCGGGCCGGAATCACCTTCCTGGATATTCAGGGCGCGGTTCAGGGCCGCCGCGGCCTCCTCGAACTTGCGCTGCATGCTGAGAACCCTTGCCAAGT encodes:
- the scpB gene encoding SMC-Scp complex subunit ScpB; translation: MSETPLKTIVEAILFASDQPVSADRLADAAGEDVAVGMVKRCVEELLADYDAQGRAFTIEEVAGGYQLFTRPEYNKYLKPLVRARQQARLTQAALETLAIIAYKQPVARAEVEDIRGVACGDMIRALMEKGLVRIAGRSEQLGRALLYGTTKKFLQAFGLSSVKDLPDSKQLVQP
- a CDS encoding bifunctional precorrin-2 dehydrogenase/sirohydrochlorin ferrochelatase, which codes for MTESRFAYPIVLNLFGRRALVVGGGEVALRKARALADAGARVRVVAPKLVAGFTEDGRFECLAVRYEKRHLEGALVAVAATDDEAVNRRIAEDARVAGVLVNVVDRPELCDFIVPAQVRRVDLLIAISPSGAAPSRARRLRERLEKEFGPEYATLLEVLREVREDLKQRNLAPEVRRRLFERLTEDDLVAAARRGTEALRTTVAAEVAKAIAKTRA